From one Desulfurobacterium thermolithotrophum DSM 11699 genomic stretch:
- a CDS encoding DNA-directed RNA polymerase subunit alpha has protein sequence MVEFITPEKFLWEEHTENYGRFVVEPLEKGYGTTVGNALRRVLLSSIEGAAPTAVKFEGAYHEFTTLPGVVEDVTEIVLNLKQLRFILHGEGPVFIELKKRGPGKVYAKDFELPSQVELLTPDQEIATLDNENSEIEIYLRIDKGKGFVLSEDIQEIFDISTIGWIPLDADFSPIKKVAFRVEDTRVGRRTDYNRLTMEIWTDGSITPKDAVVRAANILIEHFSMVRDKLVEAIFATAQPEEVKKEEVPEIYNQTLEEAGLKGRALKILGENGITTVGDLVKLTKKELESMKGLGKKSLAEIENFLASLGFELGGGQK, from the coding sequence ATGGTTGAATTTATTACTCCTGAGAAGTTTCTCTGGGAGGAACATACAGAAAATTATGGAAGATTTGTTGTAGAACCTTTGGAAAAGGGTTATGGTACTACTGTTGGTAATGCTTTGAGGAGAGTACTTCTTTCTTCTATAGAAGGTGCTGCTCCAACTGCTGTTAAGTTTGAAGGGGCTTATCACGAATTTACAACTCTTCCTGGAGTTGTCGAGGATGTAACAGAAATAGTCCTCAATCTTAAGCAGCTTAGATTTATTCTTCACGGGGAAGGTCCTGTTTTTATAGAACTCAAGAAAAGAGGACCTGGAAAAGTATATGCAAAGGATTTTGAACTTCCATCTCAAGTTGAGCTCTTAACTCCTGACCAAGAAATAGCAACTCTTGATAATGAAAATTCAGAAATAGAGATTTACCTTAGAATAGACAAAGGAAAAGGTTTTGTTTTATCTGAGGATATTCAAGAAATCTTTGACATTTCTACAATAGGTTGGATACCTCTTGACGCGGATTTTTCTCCTATTAAGAAAGTTGCGTTTAGAGTAGAAGATACGAGGGTAGGAAGAAGGACTGACTACAACAGACTCACTATGGAAATATGGACAGATGGTAGTATTACTCCAAAAGATGCTGTTGTTAGAGCTGCTAATATTCTTATAGAACACTTTTCTATGGTTAGGGATAAGCTTGTTGAGGCTATTTTTGCTACAGCTCAACCTGAAGAGGTTAAAAAAGAAGAAGTACCGGAAATTTACAATCAGACTCTCGAAGAAGCTGGTTTAAAGGGTAGAGCTCTCAAGATCTTAGGAGAAAATGGAATAACAACAGTTGGAGACTTAGTAAAACTAACCAAAAAAGAACTTGAGTCTATGAAAGGACTCGGAAAGAAGTCTTTGGCTGAAATTGAGAATTTCTTGGCTTCCCTTGGATTTGAACTTGGAGGTGGACAAAAATGA
- the rplQ gene encoding 50S ribosomal protein L17, with protein sequence MRHRVKGKKLGRPTEHRLLMLRNLVTDLIEHGKVVTTVARAKELKRLADKVINKAKQEDKVKAIREVLTIVTRKDVAYKLVNEIAPKYANRNGGYTRLLHYSFRKGDAAPTAIVMLVEPKEGNSEE encoded by the coding sequence ATGAGACATAGAGTAAAAGGTAAAAAGCTAGGAAGACCTACAGAGCATAGATTATTGATGTTGAGAAATCTTGTAACTGATCTTATAGAGCATGGAAAAGTTGTTACTACAGTGGCAAGAGCAAAAGAACTAAAAAGACTTGCAGATAAAGTTATAAATAAAGCAAAGCAAGAGGATAAAGTAAAGGCTATAAGAGAAGTTCTTACTATCGTTACAAGAAAAGATGTAGCTTATAAACTTGTAAACGAAATTGCTCCTAAGTATGCAAATAGAAATGGAGGATATACAAGACTCTTACACTATTCCTTTAGAAAAGGAGATGCTGCTCCAACAGCAATAGTTATGCTCGTTGAACCTAAAGAAGGAAACTCTGAAGAGTAA
- a CDS encoding cell division topological specificity factor MinE produces MGLWPFRKKSSKEIAKKRLQLVLKYDRAGLPPNAIEEVKNAILNALKDFPFIDASGVSIYVPNEDSEKIEIEIPVKN; encoded by the coding sequence ATGGGGTTATGGCCATTTAGAAAAAAATCCAGCAAGGAAATTGCTAAAAAAAGGCTGCAATTGGTTTTAAAATATGATAGAGCCGGATTACCTCCAAATGCTATAGAAGAAGTGAAAAATGCTATTTTGAATGCTTTGAAGGATTTTCCATTTATTGATGCCTCAGGTGTTTCTATTTACGTTCCAAATGAAGATTCAGAAAAAATTGAAATTGAAATTCCAGTTAAAAACTAA
- the minD gene encoding septum site-determining protein MinD produces the protein MADKVICVTSGKGGVGKSTITGNLATALAAKGYKVVAIDADIGLRNLDLILGLENRIVYDIVHVAEGVCPVEKALVKDKRTKNLHLLPAAQTKDKNAISPEDLVNIVESLREKFDFIFIDSPAGIEEGFKTAVTPADTILVVANPEMASIRDADRVTGLCETMGKPEPKLIVNRLDPKKVAKGDMLDAEDVVQILGLELIGIVPEDKNMVSYINRGEPAVLFEESIAGKALRNVAERLLGKEVPFLNLEYNEGFFEKLKKLFGGD, from the coding sequence ATGGCTGATAAAGTAATTTGTGTAACATCCGGGAAAGGAGGAGTAGGAAAAAGTACTATAACAGGTAATCTTGCTACTGCTCTTGCAGCTAAAGGATATAAGGTAGTGGCGATTGATGCCGACATAGGACTAAGAAACCTTGACTTAATCCTTGGATTAGAAAACAGAATAGTTTACGACATAGTTCATGTTGCCGAAGGAGTTTGTCCAGTAGAAAAAGCTCTTGTAAAAGATAAAAGGACAAAAAATTTACACTTACTACCTGCTGCACAGACAAAGGACAAAAATGCAATTAGTCCGGAAGACCTTGTTAATATCGTTGAATCTCTCAGAGAAAAATTTGACTTTATATTCATAGACTCTCCAGCAGGAATTGAAGAAGGATTTAAAACAGCAGTTACTCCTGCAGACACTATACTTGTTGTTGCAAATCCTGAAATGGCTTCAATTAGAGATGCCGATAGAGTTACCGGTCTTTGTGAAACTATGGGAAAACCAGAACCTAAATTAATTGTCAATAGGCTTGATCCTAAAAAAGTTGCAAAAGGAGATATGCTTGATGCTGAAGATGTAGTCCAAATTTTAGGATTGGAACTTATAGGTATTGTTCCAGAAGATAAAAATATGGTTTCTTACATAAATAGAGGAGAACCAGCTGTTCTTTTTGAAGAATCTATTGCTGGCAAGGCCTTAAGAAATGTAGCAGAACGTTTACTTGGAAAAGAAGTTCCATTCCTTAACTTAGAGTACAACGAGGGATTTTTTGAAAAGCTCAAGAAACTTTTTGGAGGGGACTAA
- a CDS encoding septum site-determining protein MinC, which yields MEFKLRGTNVIGIEIITDSKSFDVEAIKNFILEKKQLLKGSRFIVCVEDRKLSKNEIIELSLFIQNVDELTFCGFKTNLKENRELCISLGIPCDLSEMEIEKERERAETEEVKFVRKTLRSGDKVTSTGDLVILGDVNPGAEVEAGGNVYVMGSLRGIVKAGIGKSEAEVRALYFEAPRLEICNQERTFDRKESYVNFKARVKSGKLKIESLKKGR from the coding sequence ATGGAGTTTAAATTAAGGGGAACTAATGTAATTGGAATAGAAATCATCACTGATAGTAAGTCTTTTGACGTTGAAGCTATAAAAAATTTTATCTTAGAAAAGAAACAACTTTTAAAAGGTTCAAGGTTTATAGTTTGTGTGGAAGATAGAAAGCTTTCAAAAAATGAAATTATAGAACTTAGCTTATTCATACAAAACGTTGATGAATTGACATTTTGCGGTTTTAAAACTAATCTAAAGGAAAACAGAGAGCTCTGTATTTCCTTAGGAATCCCATGTGACCTTTCCGAAATGGAAATTGAAAAGGAAAGAGAGAGAGCTGAAACTGAAGAAGTGAAATTTGTAAGAAAAACTTTACGTTCCGGAGATAAAGTTACCTCTACTGGTGATCTTGTCATTTTAGGAGATGTAAATCCCGGAGCTGAAGTTGAAGCAGGTGGAAATGTTTATGTGATGGGAAGTCTAAGAGGAATTGTTAAAGCAGGGATTGGTAAATCAGAAGCAGAAGTAAGAGCTCTCTACTTTGAAGCTCCAAGGTTAGAAATATGTAACCAAGAAAGAACATTTGATAGAAAGGAATCTTATGTTAACTTTAAAGCAAGAGTTAAATCAGGAAAACTTAAAATAGAATCTTTAAAGAAGGGGAGATGA
- the speB gene encoding agmatinase, which produces MVFLGASSQGKLLLFGIPYDSTTCFRPGARFAPDGIRFFSENLETYSPSLDKDLEAVRFRDLGNVDVPANPEKLIKTVEDFMKNVEIPIMIGGEHSVTYPVVKSLFERYGNLTVIHFDAHADLRDEYSGTKYSHACVMKRILELGCNLIQIGIRSGTKEEFELMKNSLQITYLYSPKDLPEILKSIKTPVYITIDIDFFDPAYAPGTGTPEPCGFSPIEFFETIYKLPPVKVVGFDVVEVSPPYDPSGITQMLAAKIVRELILKFWG; this is translated from the coding sequence ATGGTTTTTCTCGGAGCATCCTCACAAGGCAAACTTTTACTGTTTGGAATACCTTACGATTCTACAACCTGTTTTAGACCAGGTGCAAGATTTGCCCCTGACGGAATTCGATTTTTTTCTGAAAATCTTGAAACATACAGTCCTTCTTTGGATAAGGATTTGGAAGCTGTAAGATTTAGAGATTTAGGAAACGTTGACGTTCCTGCTAATCCCGAAAAATTAATTAAGACTGTAGAAGATTTCATGAAAAACGTAGAAATTCCTATCATGATTGGAGGAGAGCACTCTGTAACCTATCCAGTTGTTAAATCCTTGTTTGAGCGCTACGGAAATTTAACAGTTATACATTTTGATGCTCATGCAGATTTAAGAGATGAATATTCTGGAACAAAGTACTCCCATGCCTGTGTTATGAAAAGAATTTTAGAGCTCGGCTGTAATCTAATTCAGATTGGCATTAGGAGTGGAACAAAAGAAGAATTTGAGCTTATGAAAAATAGTCTACAAATTACATATCTCTATTCACCAAAAGATTTACCTGAGATTTTAAAGTCAATAAAAACTCCAGTTTACATTACAATAGATATAGATTTTTTTGATCCAGCCTATGCTCCTGGAACAGGAACCCCTGAACCGTGTGGTTTTTCTCCTATTGAATTCTTTGAAACCATTTATAAATTACCGCCTGTTAAAGTAGTTGGATTTGATGTAGTAGAAGTTTCTCCACCTTATGATCCAAGTGGTATTACTCAAATGCTTGCTGCTAAGATTGTTAGGGAATTGATTTTAAAGTTTTGGGGGTAA
- the speE gene encoding polyamine aminopropyltransferase: MLWFTEYYSGEGMDLKGTGLTIKVKNALTTKTPFQEILLLDTEDFGKMLVLDGAIQTTEKDEFIYHEMIVHPALFTLGRKPERVLVIGGGDGGTVREVIKHNPEKVELVEIDREVVEFAKRELPSISCALDDERVELIFDDGREYIKGKENLYDIIIVDCSDPIGPSRVLYEEEFYKDAFKALKDDGIFVTQSESPFAQNRVHKKVVKELQKVFSIVRPYFAFIPTYPSGMWSFTIGSKILDPLTVNPEKLLGKVSNLEKSAGKLKYYNSQIHYGAFAVPNFIYEEE, translated from the coding sequence ATGCTTTGGTTTACTGAATACTATAGTGGTGAAGGAATGGATTTAAAAGGAACAGGTTTAACCATAAAAGTAAAAAATGCTCTAACAACAAAAACTCCATTTCAGGAAATTCTGCTTCTTGATACTGAAGATTTTGGAAAAATGCTTGTTCTTGATGGTGCAATTCAGACGACAGAAAAGGACGAGTTTATTTACCATGAAATGATAGTTCATCCAGCTCTTTTTACGCTTGGTAGAAAACCAGAAAGGGTTCTTGTTATAGGTGGTGGAGATGGTGGAACAGTAAGGGAGGTTATAAAACATAATCCAGAAAAAGTGGAATTGGTAGAAATAGACAGAGAAGTTGTAGAATTTGCTAAAAGAGAACTACCTTCAATTTCATGTGCTTTAGATGATGAAAGGGTAGAGCTTATTTTTGACGATGGAAGAGAATACATAAAGGGAAAGGAAAACCTTTACGATATCATAATTGTTGACTGCTCAGATCCAATTGGTCCTTCAAGAGTTCTCTATGAAGAAGAGTTTTATAAAGATGCTTTTAAAGCTTTAAAAGATGACGGAATTTTTGTCACTCAGTCTGAATCTCCATTTGCACAGAATAGAGTTCATAAAAAGGTAGTTAAAGAGCTCCAAAAAGTATTTTCTATAGTTAGGCCTTACTTTGCATTTATTCCAACTTATCCTTCCGGAATGTGGAGTTTTACTATTGGTTCAAAAATTCTTGATCCTCTTACTGTAAATCCAGAAAAGCTTTTAGGAAAAGTCTCAAATCTTGAAAAATCAGCAGGAAAGCTTAAATACTACAACTCTCAGATTCACTATGGCGCCTTTGCAGTTCCAAACTTTATATACGAGGAGGAGTAA
- a CDS encoding bis-aminopropyl spermidine synthase family protein, producing MEILKQIAQEAEKNTQVPAYPRSVEKVIAAVISTPNFWKVVDLSDEPLPLVAEILKLLNKHGLVVFEGNQILLTEAGNELVKKLGIETFVSHRCSCCNGRGVVIEGSLKEAFEKFLKIQEKRPPAIHQYDQGFVTPENTFARVALADDRGDLRGKNVIVLGDDDLMSIALALSGLPKKVTILEIDERLVNFIKEVSNEYNLNIDARVHDLRQPLPEDVVGAYDTFFTDPPETVEAIKAFVGRGVATLKSERCAGYFGVTRRESSLDKWRRIQKVLLEMGLVITDLLHNFNEYVNWDYYEDMRGWQLTPVKEPPKDIWYKSTQFRVETVRGFKGFNDPIVGDIYNDAESSTT from the coding sequence ATGGAGATACTAAAACAAATTGCCCAGGAAGCTGAAAAGAACACACAGGTTCCTGCTTACCCAAGAAGTGTAGAAAAAGTAATTGCTGCTGTCATTTCCACTCCAAATTTCTGGAAGGTTGTTGATCTCTCTGATGAACCTCTTCCACTTGTTGCTGAAATTTTAAAGCTTTTGAACAAACACGGTCTTGTTGTATTTGAAGGAAATCAAATTCTTCTTACAGAAGCTGGAAATGAACTAGTTAAGAAACTTGGAATTGAAACCTTTGTTTCCCACAGGTGTTCTTGCTGTAACGGAAGAGGAGTAGTTATCGAGGGGTCTCTCAAAGAAGCTTTTGAAAAGTTTCTAAAAATTCAAGAGAAAAGACCTCCGGCTATCCATCAGTATGACCAAGGATTTGTAACTCCTGAAAATACATTTGCAAGGGTTGCACTTGCAGACGACAGAGGAGACTTAAGAGGTAAGAATGTTATTGTTCTTGGTGATGATGATCTTATGAGTATTGCCCTTGCTTTGAGTGGTCTTCCAAAGAAAGTTACAATTCTTGAAATTGACGAAAGACTTGTTAACTTCATTAAAGAGGTTTCTAACGAGTATAACCTTAACATTGATGCAAGGGTTCACGATTTAAGACAGCCTCTTCCAGAAGACGTTGTTGGTGCTTACGACACATTTTTCACTGATCCACCAGAAACAGTTGAAGCTATAAAGGCATTTGTTGGTAGAGGAGTTGCTACACTTAAAAGTGAAAGATGTGCAGGTTACTTTGGTGTAACAAGAAGAGAGTCTTCACTTGATAAGTGGAGAAGAATTCAAAAGGTTCTCCTTGAGATGGGACTTGTGATTACAGATCTTCTTCACAACTTCAACGAGTACGTTAACTGGGATTACTACGAAGATATGAGAGGCTGGCAGCTTACACCTGTTAAAGAGCCTCCAAAAGATATCTGGTACAAGTCAACTCAGTTTAGAGTTGAAACTGTTAGAGGATTCAAAGGCTTCAATGACCCAATTGTTGGAGACATCTATAACGACGCTGAAAGTTCTACTACTTAA
- the cimA gene encoding citramalate synthase, protein MVYIYDTTLRDGAQTRGVSFSLEDKLRITQALDDLGVHYIEGGWPGSNPKDLAYFETVKGLNLKNSKIVAFSSTKRKGIKIEEDANIAQLVKTKVPAVTVFGKSWDLHVTEALKISLEENLELIYQTIEYLKKYFDEVFFDAEHFFDGYKENPEYAVKTLKAAEEAGADCLILCDTNGGTLWYETEEIFDAVSKKVKAPLGIHAHNDSDMAVVNSLIAVKKGAIQIQGTINGLGERAGNANLCSIIPNLVIKMGYKSIPIENLKKLYSVSRLVSELLNRPHPANLPFVGDNAFAHKAGVHVSAVEKNPRTYEHINPELIGNRRRIMVSELSGRSNIVNKARELGIELDKNSPEVKKILEKIKYLEAQGYHFEGAEASFELLLKETLGMSKKYFELKGFRVFTEKRSEEEEAYAEATVKVEIPEEIAREKGIEDRFEHTAAEGRGPVEALDKALRKALEKFYPSIKEVKLTDYKVRILNEAAGTGASPRVLIESTDGKRKWGTVGVSPNVIEASWIALVDALKYKLMKDDEG, encoded by the coding sequence ATGGTTTACATATACGATACAACTCTTAGAGATGGTGCTCAGACAAGAGGAGTTTCCTTTTCTCTTGAAGATAAACTAAGAATTACTCAGGCACTTGACGACCTTGGGGTTCACTACATTGAGGGCGGTTGGCCAGGTTCAAATCCGAAGGATTTAGCCTACTTTGAAACTGTAAAAGGGCTTAACCTAAAGAATTCCAAAATCGTTGCATTTAGTTCCACAAAGAGAAAGGGAATAAAGATAGAGGAAGATGCAAACATTGCACAGCTTGTAAAAACAAAAGTACCAGCGGTTACAGTCTTTGGAAAGTCCTGGGATTTGCATGTAACTGAGGCACTGAAGATTAGCCTTGAGGAAAATTTAGAACTTATCTATCAAACAATTGAATATCTGAAAAAGTACTTTGATGAAGTCTTCTTTGATGCCGAACACTTCTTTGATGGATACAAGGAAAACCCAGAATATGCAGTTAAGACCCTAAAGGCTGCCGAAGAAGCTGGAGCAGACTGTCTTATCTTGTGCGATACAAATGGCGGAACACTTTGGTATGAAACAGAAGAAATATTTGATGCTGTTTCAAAAAAAGTAAAAGCTCCACTTGGAATACACGCTCACAACGATTCAGATATGGCAGTTGTAAACTCTTTAATAGCAGTCAAAAAAGGAGCAATTCAGATTCAAGGAACAATAAACGGACTTGGTGAAAGAGCTGGAAATGCAAATCTTTGTTCAATCATTCCAAATCTTGTAATAAAAATGGGATATAAATCAATACCTATTGAAAACTTGAAAAAACTTTATTCTGTTTCAAGACTTGTTTCAGAGCTCTTAAACAGACCTCACCCTGCCAATCTTCCTTTTGTTGGAGATAATGCATTTGCCCACAAAGCAGGTGTCCACGTTTCTGCAGTTGAAAAGAACCCAAGAACCTATGAACATATAAATCCGGAACTTATTGGAAACAGAAGGAGAATAATGGTTTCTGAGCTTTCAGGAAGAAGTAATATAGTAAATAAGGCAAGAGAGCTCGGAATAGAACTGGACAAAAATTCTCCAGAAGTCAAGAAAATTCTTGAAAAGATAAAATATTTAGAAGCTCAAGGATATCACTTTGAAGGAGCAGAAGCTTCTTTTGAGCTTCTTCTAAAGGAAACTCTTGGTATGTCTAAAAAATACTTTGAGCTTAAAGGATTTAGGGTCTTCACAGAAAAGAGATCAGAAGAAGAAGAAGCTTATGCTGAAGCAACCGTAAAAGTGGAAATACCTGAAGAAATAGCACGAGAAAAAGGAATAGAAGATAGATTTGAACATACAGCTGCAGAAGGTAGAGGTCCTGTTGAGGCACTAGATAAAGCTTTAAGGAAAGCTCTCGAAAAGTTTTACCCTTCAATAAAAGAAGTTAAACTTACCGACTACAAAGTAAGAATCCTTAACGAAGCTGCTGGAACAGGAGCTTCACCAAGAGTTTTAATAGAATCAACAGATGGAAAAAGAAAGTGGGGAACGGTTGGAGTATCTCCAAACGTAATTGAAGCTTCATGGATTGCTCTTGTTGATGCATTAAAATACAAGCTTATGAAAGATGACGAAGGATAA
- a CDS encoding aspartate kinase, with the protein MALVVQKFGGTSMGSIERIKHVARRVLQEKEKGNDVVVVVSAMAGETDRLINLVKEITAEPNERDMDFVVSTGEQVSAGLLSIVLNNMGYPAVSLTGWQAGIKTDNAFTKARILDIDVERIKKHLKEGKLVVITGFQGITEEGDITTLGRGGSDTSAVALAAALNADRCDIYTDVDGVYTADPRIVPQAKRIDVLSYEEMLELASLGAKVLQIRSVEFAMKYNVPLRVRSTFTEDEGTLIKEEDETMERVVVRGIAHNKNEARITVERVPDKPGIAARIFDALAEANIPVDMIVQNVSVDGYTDISFTVEKNDASKAEKITKEVANEIGARNVIRDDRIAKVSVVGLGMRSHAGVAGKVFETLAKYGINIVMISTSEIKISCIVEEKFTELAVRVLHEAFGLDKSE; encoded by the coding sequence ATGGCACTCGTTGTTCAGAAGTTTGGTGGAACATCTATGGGTTCGATAGAGAGGATAAAGCACGTTGCAAGAAGAGTTCTCCAAGAAAAAGAAAAGGGGAATGATGTTGTAGTTGTTGTTTCTGCAATGGCAGGGGAAACGGATAGGCTTATTAATCTTGTAAAAGAGATAACTGCTGAGCCAAATGAAAGAGATATGGACTTTGTTGTTTCTACAGGTGAACAGGTTTCTGCTGGTCTCCTTTCAATTGTCCTTAACAACATGGGATATCCTGCTGTTTCTTTAACTGGATGGCAGGCTGGAATAAAAACAGACAATGCCTTTACAAAGGCAAGAATACTTGACATAGATGTTGAAAGAATAAAAAAACACCTAAAGGAAGGAAAGTTAGTTGTAATTACTGGATTTCAAGGTATTACCGAAGAAGGAGATATAACAACCCTTGGAAGAGGAGGTTCAGACACTTCAGCAGTTGCACTTGCTGCGGCTTTAAATGCTGATAGATGTGACATCTATACAGACGTTGATGGAGTTTACACTGCCGATCCAAGAATTGTTCCTCAGGCAAAAAGAATAGATGTTTTATCTTACGAAGAGATGTTAGAGCTTGCTTCCTTAGGTGCTAAGGTTCTTCAAATAAGGTCTGTTGAATTTGCGATGAAGTACAACGTACCCTTAAGAGTTAGAAGTACATTTACAGAAGATGAAGGAACGCTCATTAAGGAGGAAGACGAAACAATGGAAAGAGTAGTTGTTAGAGGAATAGCTCACAATAAAAACGAAGCAAGAATTACTGTAGAAAGAGTGCCTGATAAACCTGGAATTGCCGCAAGGATATTTGATGCTCTTGCCGAAGCTAACATTCCAGTTGACATGATAGTTCAAAACGTTTCTGTAGATGGTTATACAGATATTTCTTTTACAGTAGAGAAAAATGATGCTTCTAAAGCTGAAAAAATTACTAAGGAAGTTGCTAATGAAATTGGAGCAAGAAACGTTATAAGAGATGACAGAATTGCTAAGGTTTCTGTAGTTGGACTTGGAATGAGGAGTCATGCAGGGGTTGCAGGAAAAGTTTTTGAAACCCTTGCAAAGTATGGAATAAATATCGTTATGATTTCAACTTCCGAAATAAAAATATCCTGCATTGTAGAAGAAAAGTTTACAGAGCTTGCTGTAAGAGTTCTCCACGAGGCTTTTGGACTGGATAAAAGTGAGTAA